GGATTGAAAGAGTCCACCCACCGCATTCTACCGGAGCGATGTTTCACGCGCAAAACGCCTCGCGGGTTTTGCGCTACGCACTTACCGGGACCCGGGTATGCAGGAAACATTCCGGCTTTGAGATTTCCCGGTAATTGAGCCGCCGCGGGGGCTTCCTGCCGGGGGCGGCGGCAGGCATCCTTACGGACAGAATCAGTTATCCGCTCTAATTAAAAAGACACAAGAGATTATTCAAAAAAGATTATTCTGCCGGATTACAGGCTGTCCATGCTGATGCCGGTAAAGTCCTGTGCAACCGATTTGATATCCTTAACACCGAACGCAGTCTGCACCTGCTCGAGTTCGAGTTGGGTTGCAGCATCGCACATGTAATCGAGGATATCGACCGACAGTTCCTTCTGGATCTTGCTCTTCCGGAGCTGGTCTACAAGGGCCCCCATCTTCTCAGGAGATTCCATGCGGAGTTTTGCAAGGCTCATGACACACATGTAGATGCGGGTCAGGTTCCGGTCAGTCCCGGTGATACAGTCAAAGAAATTCCGTATCACCTGCGCCTGGTATATTTCTCCACTCATGAATCCACCTCCTACCGTTATTCTCCTTCTCGGTAAATCTCCTGTTCACACTATCTGGTTATAAACTTTGTGGGGATTTTGTCTTTTTTCCCTGAAAAAACGTATGAATCGTGGCGGTTTTTCGAAAAGAGCGGCAATGGGGCGGGGAGTTTGTCTGACAACGGTATGACAATCGTCAGACTCCGCCGGCAACCCGCCGCATTCCTTTTATTTTACAGCGCTTCTGAAACGGTTTTTCCCCTTCCCCCTCCATACCTGTATCAGCGTTGGAACATACATGATGGAAAAACCAAGTACAATGGACACGGCAAGGTCCGGGCTGGAGAGCAATCCGGATGCCAGAACATTGGAATAAATATATACTGCAACGGGAACGTAGACCGCACCTGCCGTTACTACCCCAGGGGAATATTCGCCCGTAGAGAGAGTGAAGAATGCATGGAGCGTAAAATTTGAGAATATCCATGCAGCGGTGGATAATCCAAGGACAAGCGTCCATTCACTGGGGTAAACGGTTGCAAGGAATACGGATATGATGACATACCCCATGAAAATTACGTTCCCGAGTATGAACTGCGCGAATGTGGAGGGTGCAGAAAGATATCTCTTCGCCCACGGGACAAAGCGCGGGGTTTCCTCGACAATATGGATACAATATGCAATTGGTACCAGCCAGAGAATGTTCAGATCCATTTGTTTTTCTCCCCGTATCGATTTGAAGTAAATAATACTTTGATCTGCGGAAAGGATATACCTGCACCATTTCCGCTCCCAGAATCCATCATATCCAAAATTTTTCCGGGTACTTGTCCCGTTGTTGTGAGTTATAAAAAAAGGTCAGAGTTTTCGTGATCGAACCGGCAAAACCCGGAAAAAAAATGTTCTTACTTGGCAGCACTCACAATCTTGATGATGTCGCCATCCTTGAGTTCATGGGTTTCCTTGATCCGCATCTTGGTGCGGGCATCGATCGCGTACAGGAATCCCTTGCCGATCTCCGTGTGCACCTGGTATGCGAGATCATGCGGCGTGGAACCTCTCCGCATCAGGAAAGCATCCGGCAGCACATCGCCCTGCTTGTTACAGTAGTGGTTCTCATCCTCTACCGGGTAAACGACGATCATGTCAAGGAGTTCGAAGACCGCACGGTTGATTGCCTGCTGGACACCGGTGCCTTTGCACTGCTTCATGACTTCCGCTATTTTCGCAAGGCCGGCTTTCTGCGCGGGAGAAAGGGTGACTTCATTACCCACCCGGAACTGCTCGTCGCCCGGCAGGTACTGGATCACATTGGCAGCCGCGGCATTGCGCAGCGCCAGCTCGGACGCCGCACTTGCAAATGCCACCTTCTGCGCGGCAAGCTTTGTGCGCAGGGACTCGGGCGCTTCATCGAACTTGTTCCCTACAACCAGCATCGGCTTTGAGATCTTCACCATCTCGGCGCAGAGCGGGACGAGGTCATCGATGTTCGCGTGCACGAGATCAAGCTTCAGTTTCAGGGCCACGTCGCGCACATCTTCGAGCGTGATGCCCAGGCCGACAAAGGTGTCGGCAATCCCCTGCTCAATCACTGCACCCTTGCCCTGCGACTGGCGGCTGATCCGGGACCAGTGCTTGTCAAGGATCCCGTGGACCCACATGGTCATCTCGAAGAGGAGGAACGTGACATCTACTTCGGGATCATGGTTGCCGACACCTACCGGGTTTCCCTCGCTGTCCGTCCCGCCGCTCGCGTCAATGACGTGCAGGATGGCATTTGCCTGACGGAGGTGGTCGAGGAACTGGTTGCCGAGGCCCTTGCCCTTGTGGGCATCGGGCACAAGCCCGGCAACATCAATGAGGTTGACGGCAACGAATCGGTTGCCATCCGTGCAGTGCGTGCATTTGACCGGGAGATTCGCACAGGCGCACTTCGTCCGCACATAAGCCACCCCGAAATTGGGGTTGATGGTGGTAAACGGGTAATTGGCGATCTCGGCATTGGCCATTGTTGCTGCCTTGAAAAAGGTCGATTTTCCGCAGTTGGGTTTTCCTGCAAGGGCAAGGGTGATCATACGGGTGTTCCTCAGGTTTTGATAATAGATGCCGGATTATTTTGGCCGGACAAAGTCTGACAAAGTTTTTCATCCCGGCTTATTAAAAGGTACTTATGACGTTCGTTGCGAAAAAGTGTTATTACTTTGATAAACCGGGGGAGGGAAACACTGCCGATGCGGCCCGTTTCTCCGTTGAGCGGGCACGCGAACTCGGGATAAAAACAATAATCGTGGCCAGTACCACCGGCAAGACCGCCGAGATTTTTTTTACTGCCATGAAAGGTTCCGGCATCCGGCTCGTTATCGTAACCCATGTTTTCGGTTTCGCCAAACCGGGCGTCTGGGAGTTCTCAAAAGAGATTGCAGACAGGCTGCGGGCCGAAGGGGTTACCATCGTCACCGGAACCCATGCCCTCTCGGGTCTTGAACGCGCACTCTCGCGGTCACCGAAAGTCGGGGGAGGTTCCCGTACCGAAGCTATTGCCGAAGCGCTCAGGAAAGTTGTTGCTGTCGGCCTCAAGGTTGCCGTGGAGTGCGTACTGATTGCGGCAGACAATGGCATAACCGGTATTGATGAAGAAGTCATAGCCGTGGGGGGCACCGCAACCGGCGCAGATACCGTCTGCGTCGTCCGCCCGGCAAACACCGGAAATTTCTTTGATCTTCAGGTGCGCGAGATCGTGGCCATGCCAAGGACCCGGTAATAATGGCGGTTGCAGAGTTCAAAGAAGCGCTCCAGCTTCTCGGACGGACACCGGTCCTCTGGATCCCCGGACTGATTGCCGGGGGATTTGCTGCACTCATATGGGTCCTCGTCATGCTGTCCGGCACGTTTTTTGCCAGCAGGGTGCTTGTCATTGCCGCACTCATTCTCGTGCTCTTCCTTGCGGGTATGCTCGTATCAATCAAGGAAAATGCATCCGGCCCGGCCACGCTCGTC
Above is a window of uncultured Methanoregula sp. DNA encoding:
- a CDS encoding HXXEE domain-containing protein encodes the protein MDLNILWLVPIAYCIHIVEETPRFVPWAKRYLSAPSTFAQFILGNVIFMGYVIISVFLATVYPSEWTLVLGLSTAAWIFSNFTLHAFFTLSTGEYSPGVVTAGAVYVPVAVYIYSNVLASGLLSSPDLAVSIVLGFSIMYVPTLIQVWRGKGKNRFRSAVK
- a CDS encoding redox-regulated ATPase YchF; protein product: MITLALAGKPNCGKSTFFKAATMANAEIANYPFTTINPNFGVAYVRTKCACANLPVKCTHCTDGNRFVAVNLIDVAGLVPDAHKGKGLGNQFLDHLRQANAILHVIDASGGTDSEGNPVGVGNHDPEVDVTFLLFEMTMWVHGILDKHWSRISRQSQGKGAVIEQGIADTFVGLGITLEDVRDVALKLKLDLVHANIDDLVPLCAEMVKISKPMLVVGNKFDEAPESLRTKLAAQKVAFASAASELALRNAAAANVIQYLPGDEQFRVGNEVTLSPAQKAGLAKIAEVMKQCKGTGVQQAINRAVFELLDMIVVYPVEDENHYCNKQGDVLPDAFLMRRGSTPHDLAYQVHTEIGKGFLYAIDARTKMRIKETHELKDGDIIKIVSAAK
- a CDS encoding pyruvate kinase alpha/beta domain-containing protein, with translation MTFVAKKCYYFDKPGEGNTADAARFSVERARELGIKTIIVASTTGKTAEIFFTAMKGSGIRLVIVTHVFGFAKPGVWEFSKEIADRLRAEGVTIVTGTHALSGLERALSRSPKVGGGSRTEAIAEALRKVVAVGLKVAVECVLIAADNGITGIDEEVIAVGGTATGADTVCVVRPANTGNFFDLQVREIVAMPRTR